The following are from one region of the Corynebacterium hindlerae genome:
- a CDS encoding PFL family protein encodes MSFAQRSQAIWDTIEMIQEYRLDIRTVTMGISLLDCVRGSMAETCDAVYDRLTTQAKDLVSTCEGIERELGIPIVNRRISVTPIALLAASVQGNPVELAQALDRAAKETGVNFVGGYSALVEKGMSSGDRRLIESIPEALTITEAVCSSVNVGTSRAGLNMDAVAQMGQVIKDAATLTKDRSAIACAKLVVFANSVGDNPFMAGAFHGIEEPDCVVSVGVSGPGVVARALERMPHDASLNAIAEEIKKAAFKITRAGQLVGNMASERLGVPFGIVDLSLAPTAEIGDSVANILEAMGLDQVGTHGTTAALALLNDAVKKGGMMACSRVGGLSGSFIPVSEDKGMIDAVRAGSISIDKLEAMTAICSVGLDMVAIPGDTSAELIAGMIADEAAIGIMNHKTTAVRVIPVPGTEPGDEVNFGGLLGYAPVIPVNKVGNSSFIARGGFIPAPVHGFRN; translated from the coding sequence ATGAGTTTTGCGCAGCGAAGCCAAGCCATTTGGGACACCATCGAGATGATCCAGGAATACCGCCTGGACATTCGTACCGTGACAATGGGCATTAGCCTCCTCGACTGTGTCCGCGGGTCCATGGCGGAAACCTGTGATGCTGTTTATGATCGTCTCACCACTCAGGCTAAGGACCTGGTCAGCACGTGCGAGGGCATCGAACGTGAGCTGGGTATCCCGATTGTGAACCGGCGCATCTCGGTCACCCCGATTGCCTTGCTGGCCGCTTCTGTTCAGGGCAACCCGGTTGAGCTGGCCCAGGCACTGGATCGCGCGGCGAAGGAAACCGGCGTGAACTTCGTCGGCGGTTATTCTGCACTGGTGGAAAAGGGGATGTCCTCCGGCGATCGCCGTCTGATCGAATCTATCCCGGAGGCCCTCACCATCACCGAGGCCGTGTGCTCCTCCGTGAACGTGGGCACCTCCCGGGCGGGCCTGAATATGGATGCAGTCGCCCAGATGGGGCAGGTGATCAAGGACGCCGCGACGTTGACCAAGGATCGCAGCGCCATCGCCTGCGCCAAGCTGGTGGTCTTCGCTAATTCCGTGGGTGACAACCCGTTCATGGCGGGTGCCTTCCACGGCATCGAAGAGCCGGACTGCGTCGTGTCCGTCGGCGTGTCCGGTCCTGGCGTGGTGGCCCGCGCGCTGGAGCGCATGCCTCACGACGCCTCCCTCAACGCGATCGCAGAAGAGATTAAGAAGGCGGCGTTTAAGATCACCCGTGCCGGTCAGTTGGTCGGCAACATGGCGAGCGAGCGCCTAGGCGTCCCGTTCGGCATCGTCGACCTCTCGCTGGCACCGACCGCCGAAATTGGCGACTCTGTGGCGAACATCCTGGAGGCGATGGGGCTGGATCAGGTTGGCACGCATGGCACCACCGCTGCGCTCGCGCTGCTTAACGACGCCGTAAAGAAGGGTGGCATGATGGCCTGCTCTCGCGTCGGTGGCTTGTCCGGTTCCTTCATCCCGGTCTCCGAGGACAAGGGCATGATTGACGCTGTACGCGCTGGTTCGATCTCCATCGACAAGCTCGAAGCGATGACCGCTATCTGCTCCGTCGGCCTCGACATGGTCGCCATCCCAGGCGACACCTCCGCCGAGCTCATTGCCGGCATGATCGCGGACGAGGCCGCCATCGGCATCATGAACCATAAGACCACCGCAGTCCGCGTCATCCCAGTTCCGGGCACCGAACCTGGCGACGAAGTCAACTTCGGTGGTCTGCTCGGCTATGCACCGGTGATCCCGGTCAACAAGGTGGGCAACTCTTCCTTTATCGCCCGTGGCGGATTCATTCCGGCGCCGGTGCATGGGTTTAGGAACTAG
- a CDS encoding PLDc N-terminal domain-containing protein — protein MSRNDKLQWSDLDPSAKGWIIGLGAYEILEKLIVWHFIYHTPRSKTRGSKWLWFGLSFINFFGPLAYAVWGRKK, from the coding sequence ATGAGCAGAAACGACAAACTACAGTGGTCTGATCTCGATCCTTCGGCTAAAGGCTGGATTATCGGGCTCGGGGCCTACGAAATCCTCGAAAAACTCATCGTCTGGCACTTCATCTACCACACTCCCCGCAGCAAGACCCGGGGCTCAAAGTGGCTGTGGTTCGGGCTGAGTTTTATTAACTTCTTTGGGCCGCTGGCATACGCAGTGTGGGGTCGGAAAAAATAG
- a CDS encoding ACT domain-containing protein codes for MYAIISVTGPDHSGIIAAVATELAALDVNIQNVSQTIMEGYFTMILHVAFDESKLDIVTVQDRMSAVGEKENLAIRVQSEALFTATNEI; via the coding sequence ATGTACGCAATTATCTCTGTTACCGGCCCTGACCACTCGGGCATCATCGCAGCAGTCGCCACCGAACTGGCTGCCCTGGACGTCAACATCCAGAACGTCTCCCAAACGATTATGGAAGGCTACTTCACCATGATCCTGCACGTTGCTTTCGATGAGTCGAAACTCGACATCGTTACCGTGCAGGACCGGATGTCTGCTGTGGGTGAGAAGGAAAACCTCGCTATTCGGGTCCAATCCGAAGCGCTGTTTACCGCCACCAACGAGATTTAG